Genomic segment of Candidatus Eremiobacterota bacterium:
GACGGCGGCCAAACCACGCTGCTCAGCGCGGACCGGCACGAGGTCGAGATGGAAGTCGGCGGCGCGTGCGTTCATTGCCCGCAGATCCTGTACACGATCGACGTGCTTCAGCGCGCGATCAAGTTTCGCGATCCGAGCGTCACGTCGGTCTCCGTTCAAGGCGTTCGGCTGCACGAGCGGGTCGAGCTTCCGGAGAACCGGCAGTACACGCTGGCGCTATTCATGAAGACGTTCGGGCTCACGTTTCGCGACATCGACGACGCGCTGCTTCGCAAAGGACGCCTCACGGACGAGGACATGCACCGCTTGGCGTCGGTGAAGCAGACGTTGATGGCGGCTCGGCATGCAGCACAGCCAGAATGAAGCGTTCGAGCGCGCGTTCGAGCAGCGGGCACCGAAACGTCATGTGAAAGGGACGCATCGGACGGTCGGCCCGGCCGAGACGCTGGCGCGGGCGAGGCAGGTCGCGCCGTCGATGGGGATCACGCGGATCGCCAACGTGACCGGCTTGGACGTCGTCGGCATCCCGGTGACGATGGTCGTCCGCCCGAACGCGCGCTCGCTCTCGGTCTCGCAGGGGAAGAGCCTGGACCTCGACGCCGCCAAGGCGTCCGGGATCATGGAGTCGATCGAGCTTCATCACGCCGAGAACGTCGAGCGGCCGCTCCGATTCTGCACGGCGGAAGAGCTGCGGCGCGAACATTCCGTCGCGGACCTCGCCGCGCTCAGCCGTCCGTCGAACAGCATTTTCCACGACGACCTTCCGATGCTGTGGATCGAGGGGTTCGATCTGGTCGACCGGCGCAGCACGTGGGTTCCCTACGAGATGGTGAGCCTCAATTGGCGGCTCCCGCTCCCTCCCGGCCACGGAAGCTTCACCTCCTCGTCGAACGGGCTCGCGTCGGGAAACACGCTGCTCGAGGCGACGAGCCATGCGATCTGCGAGCTGGTCGAGCGCGACGCGACCGCGCTCTCGTACGCATCCGGAGTCCCGGCGACGATCATCGATCTCGCGACGATCGACGATCCGGACTGCAGGACGGCGCTCGAGATGTACGAGGCGGCGGGATTCGAGGTGTTCGTCTTCGACATCACCTCGGACGTCGGCGTGCCAGCGTTCTCGTGCATCGTCGTCGACCCGGCCCAGGGGCACGTGGTCGACTACCGCCGCGCCGGCGGTGACGGCTGCCACCTGGACCGCAACATCGCGCTGCTGCGCGCTCTCACCGAGGCGGCACAGAGCAGGCTCACGATGATTGCCGGCTCGCGCGACGATCTCGCCCGACGCGCGTACCAGCCCGGCGCGGACGTCGGACGCCGTCTCGAGCACGAGGGGCGCACGCGAGCGAACGGCGATTTCCGCGCGGTCGAGACGCTGGCGACCGACGATTTGCGCGACGACGTCGTCAGGCTCTTAGCGATGCTGCGCAAGGCGGGCCTCGAGCACGTCATCGCCTTCGACTTGAGCCGGCCGGATCTGCCGTTCTCCGTGGTGCGCGCGATCGTCCCGGGGCTGGAAGGGATGCGCACCGCTCCGAATTATCGCCCGGGCGCGCGGGCGCAGCGCGCGATGCGGAGCGCTCCGGCGTGATCGTCATCTTTGCCGGCCCTTCGCTGGACCGAGCGGCGCGCGACCGCTGCGCCGCGGAGTACCTGCCGCCCGCGGCGCAAGGCGACGTCTACAAAGCCGCGCTGAGACGGCCGAACGCGATCGGCATCATCGACGGGCTCTTCGAGGGCGTACCGTCGGTGTGGCACAAAGAGATTCTCTGGGCGATGTCCCAGGGGATCCACGTCGTCGGCGCGGCGAGCATGGGCGCATTGCGGGCGGCCGAACTGGCGCCGTTCGGCATGGTTGGGATCGGCCGAGTCTTCGAGCAGTTTCGCGACGGCGTTCTGGAGGACGACGACGAGGTCGCGGTCCTGCACGGCGACGCGGCGTCGGGATACCGCCCGTTCACCGA
This window contains:
- a CDS encoding YcaO-like family protein; amino-acid sequence: MQHSQNEAFERAFEQRAPKRHVKGTHRTVGPAETLARARQVAPSMGITRIANVTGLDVVGIPVTMVVRPNARSLSVSQGKSLDLDAAKASGIMESIELHHAENVERPLRFCTAEELRREHSVADLAALSRPSNSIFHDDLPMLWIEGFDLVDRRSTWVPYEMVSLNWRLPLPPGHGSFTSSSNGLASGNTLLEATSHAICELVERDATALSYASGVPATIIDLATIDDPDCRTALEMYEAAGFEVFVFDITSDVGVPAFSCIVVDPAQGHVVDYRRAGGDGCHLDRNIALLRALTEAAQSRLTMIAGSRDDLARRAYQPGADVGRRLEHEGRTRANGDFRAVETLATDDLRDDVVRLLAMLRKAGLEHVIAFDLSRPDLPFSVVRAIVPGLEGMRTAPNYRPGARAQRAMRSAPA
- a CDS encoding NifU family protein, which translates into the protein MDRARIEALVADGRLSSRDIDAIMVGAGYLSYDLVEDYLAAKEATADGSGAAAPREIPSTTISLLAEEITERICGCQVHDGGQTTLLSADRHEVEMEVGGACVHCPQILYTIDVLQRAIKFRDPSVTSVSVQGVRLHERVELPENRQYTLALFMKTFGLTFRDIDDALLRKGRLTDEDMHRLASVKQTLMAARHAAQPE